From Luteitalea sp., the proteins below share one genomic window:
- the rfaE1 gene encoding D-glycero-beta-D-manno-heptose-7-phosphate kinase produces the protein MPSLSLARARAILASLAERSILIVGDVMLDHFLFGRVHRISPEAPVPVVEFDHEHFRLGGAANVASNVTALGGRATLVGVVGEDDPADRLKAALRDRGISADSLVCDSSRCTTRKLRIVTTRQQQVARVDYELDGDIAGAIQETVIAYVESAAPRADIIVVSDYLKGVITQEVMRGVMGCARARGIRVLVDPKIPHLELYGGVTLITPNQVEAEIATHLRIRSDDDARRAARALRDQVGCASVVITRGEHGIWILDGSESGHASLGEGVLPAATREVADVTGAGDTVISTLALALAGGATLAEAAEMANHAAGVAVSHFGPAPVTRDELDQALASEL, from the coding sequence ATGCCTTCCTTATCGCTCGCGCGCGCGCGAGCCATACTCGCGTCGCTCGCGGAACGATCCATCCTGATAGTCGGCGACGTGATGCTCGACCATTTCTTGTTCGGTCGGGTGCATCGGATCTCGCCGGAAGCGCCGGTGCCGGTGGTCGAGTTCGATCACGAGCACTTCCGGCTGGGTGGCGCGGCCAACGTCGCCAGCAACGTCACCGCCTTGGGCGGTCGCGCCACGCTGGTGGGCGTGGTGGGAGAAGACGACCCGGCCGACCGATTGAAGGCAGCCCTGAGGGACCGCGGGATCTCCGCTGACAGTCTGGTCTGCGACAGCTCACGCTGTACGACGCGTAAGCTTCGCATCGTCACCACGCGACAACAACAGGTGGCACGAGTCGACTATGAGTTGGATGGAGACATAGCGGGTGCAATCCAGGAGACCGTCATCGCGTACGTCGAGTCGGCCGCTCCAAGAGCCGACATCATCGTCGTGTCCGATTACCTGAAGGGGGTCATCACACAGGAGGTGATGCGTGGCGTGATGGGGTGCGCCCGCGCGCGTGGCATACGGGTGCTGGTGGATCCCAAGATCCCGCATCTCGAGCTGTACGGCGGCGTGACACTCATTACGCCAAACCAGGTCGAAGCGGAAATCGCGACCCATCTCCGGATTCGGTCGGACGATGATGCGCGGCGGGCGGCGCGTGCGCTGCGAGACCAGGTGGGCTGCGCCTCGGTCGTCATCACGCGCGGCGAGCATGGGATCTGGATTCTGGATGGCTCGGAGAGCGGGCACGCATCGCTCGGTGAGGGCGTTCTGCCGGCGGCCACGCGCGAGGTGGCCGATGTCACCGGCGCCGGCGACACCGTGATCAGCACGCTTGCGCTCGCGCTCGCTGGCGGCGCCACACTCGCCGAGGCGGCCGAGATGGCCAACCACGCGGCCGGTGTGGCGGTCAGCCACTTCGGGCCCGCGCCGGTCACCCGCGACGAGCTCGATCAGGCGCTTGCCAGCGAGCTGTAG
- a CDS encoding tetratricopeptide repeat protein, which yields MLSLPLVLLLGISPLGVQSPSVPAEETSSGPPADGRPSDGAAYYEFLQARRLEDQGDVEGAVAALRRATEHDPASAEVFAELAALHARQNQAEEAMAAAGRATALDPDNSQAHWVLGIVNAALARAARENEGSEGSEAAAQAITHLEKALPGRPWDIGATLTLGRLYLETDDHDKAIALLTKLLDREATVSEAALLLAQAHEQAGDPKRAMGALDSVVPGDPQYFGAQVAKGELLERRGDWAGAAAAYGRALEHNPAATDVRLRQAAVLLGAKRPADARTLLEEAAKEKPANSRVLYLLSEAQRESGDLAAAEATARQLVEAAPKDARGAYALAQVFEERREYQAVIDALAPFADPAPTAPQPPAEIRTDLLLRLAFAKQQTGGVDEAIDLFERAKARGPSTPLFDAFIAQAYLLDEQYDRALTATRAARKRWPEDPRLVRLEARALQGTGEVEPAVALLEQQARREPDDVSHVVALGAMLAQSQQFDRAVAVVSDARTRFPRDATLGYQLGAIYHEARRYDEAERAFRAVLEIDPRHAPTLNDLGYMFADRGVRLNEAVKLLQQAVKLDPYNGSYLDSLGWAYFKQRRLDLARDHLQKAATQLTNNSVVQDHLGDLLFALNDREAAIEAWERALTGDGESVVPSDIKDKIQRARQE from the coding sequence ATGTTGTCGCTGCCGCTCGTGCTTCTCCTGGGCATCTCACCACTGGGGGTGCAGAGCCCCAGCGTCCCGGCTGAGGAAACGTCTTCCGGCCCGCCAGCCGATGGGCGGCCCAGCGACGGCGCCGCGTACTACGAATTCCTGCAAGCGCGGCGCCTCGAGGACCAAGGCGACGTCGAGGGAGCGGTTGCGGCCCTTCGACGTGCCACCGAACACGACCCGGCGTCCGCCGAGGTCTTTGCCGAGCTCGCAGCGCTGCACGCACGGCAGAATCAAGCCGAGGAGGCCATGGCGGCCGCTGGGCGTGCCACGGCGCTCGATCCAGACAATAGTCAGGCGCACTGGGTGCTGGGTATCGTGAACGCGGCACTCGCGCGAGCCGCGCGGGAGAATGAAGGCAGCGAGGGTTCCGAGGCGGCGGCGCAGGCGATCACACATCTCGAGAAAGCGTTACCTGGCCGTCCCTGGGACATTGGGGCCACGCTCACCTTGGGGCGGCTCTATCTCGAGACGGACGACCACGACAAGGCAATCGCCCTGCTGACGAAGTTGCTCGATCGCGAGGCCACTGTCTCCGAGGCGGCGCTCTTGCTCGCGCAGGCCCACGAGCAGGCGGGCGATCCCAAACGTGCCATGGGGGCACTCGACTCGGTGGTGCCTGGCGATCCGCAGTACTTTGGCGCACAAGTCGCCAAGGGCGAGCTACTCGAGCGACGCGGTGACTGGGCGGGCGCCGCAGCGGCATACGGTCGTGCGCTCGAGCACAACCCGGCCGCGACCGATGTGCGCCTGCGTCAGGCGGCGGTGCTGCTCGGTGCCAAGCGACCTGCCGATGCGCGCACGCTCTTGGAGGAAGCGGCCAAGGAGAAGCCTGCGAACAGCCGGGTTCTGTACTTGCTCTCGGAAGCGCAGCGCGAATCGGGGGACCTCGCTGCCGCCGAGGCCACCGCCCGTCAGCTCGTCGAGGCGGCACCGAAGGACGCCCGCGGCGCGTATGCGCTCGCACAGGTGTTCGAGGAGCGCCGTGAGTATCAAGCGGTCATCGACGCGCTCGCGCCGTTTGCCGACCCAGCGCCAACGGCCCCTCAGCCACCCGCCGAGATCCGCACGGACCTGCTCTTGCGTCTGGCGTTTGCCAAGCAGCAAACCGGCGGGGTGGATGAGGCCATTGATCTGTTCGAGCGCGCCAAGGCACGTGGACCCTCGACACCGTTGTTCGACGCCTTCATTGCGCAGGCGTATCTGCTCGACGAGCAGTACGACCGAGCCCTGACGGCGACGCGCGCTGCACGCAAGCGGTGGCCGGAGGACCCTCGGCTGGTGCGCCTCGAGGCTCGGGCGCTTCAGGGTACCGGCGAGGTGGAGCCGGCCGTAGCGCTGCTCGAGCAGCAAGCTCGGCGCGAGCCCGATGATGTGTCGCACGTGGTTGCCCTGGGAGCCATGCTGGCTCAGAGCCAGCAATTCGATCGCGCTGTCGCGGTGGTCAGCGATGCGCGAACGCGGTTTCCGCGAGACGCGACGCTCGGCTACCAGCTGGGCGCCATCTATCACGAGGCACGGCGCTATGACGAAGCGGAACGTGCATTCCGGGCAGTGCTGGAGATTGATCCGCGCCACGCCCCGACACTGAACGACCTCGGCTACATGTTTGCCGACCGCGGCGTACGACTCAACGAGGCCGTGAAGCTGTTGCAACAGGCCGTGAAGCTGGACCCGTACAACGGCTCCTATCTCGACAGCCTCGGGTGGGCGTACTTCAAGCAGCGCAGGCTCGATCTCGCCCGCGACCACCTGCAAAAGGCGGCGACGCAGCTCACCAACAACTCTGTCGTGCAGGACCACCTCGGCGATCTGCTCTTTGCTCTGAACGACCGTGAGGCCGCAATCGAAGCCTGGGAGCGTGCGCTCACGGGCGACGGTGAGTCGGTTGTGCCTTCGGACATCAAGGACAAGATCCAGCGCGCGCGACAGGAATGA